One window from the genome of Glycine soja cultivar W05 chromosome 12, ASM419377v2, whole genome shotgun sequence encodes:
- the LOC114378771 gene encoding pumilio homolog 24-like, translating into MAAKKHDAGDTKKRKRLNTETHEDPKASKLVASKKHKLDSVAKDNKNKKTTPPTGRERRLHSKELADARKKKRKRNFTLEQELPRLWEKMRRHEIAKEDRAKLVTEALQKMKGKIPKIAKTNV; encoded by the exons ATGGCGGCGAAGAAGCATGACGCCGGAGACACCAAAAAGAGAAAGCGACTCAATACTGAAACTCACGAAGATCCCAAGGCTTCGAAGCTCGTTGCCTCAAAGAAGCACAAACTAGACTCCGTTGCTAAAGACAACAAGAACAAGAAGACGACTCCTCCTACCGGCCGAGAACGTCGTCTTCATTCCAAG GAACTAGCAGATGctagaaaaaagaagagaaagcgAAATTTCACTCTTGAGCAA gAGCTTCCACGTCTATGGGAAAAGATGAGACGTCATGAGATTGCTAAAGAGGATAGAGCTAA GCTAGTGACTGAAGCTTTGCAAAAGATGAAGGGGAAGATTCCAAAGATTGCAAAAACAAATGTGTGA